The Canis lupus familiaris isolate Mischka breed German Shepherd chromosome 14, alternate assembly UU_Cfam_GSD_1.0, whole genome shotgun sequence DNA window ATGATGTAGAATTCCAGCTTTACAAGCTCCAGGGACTGAGAAAGGTAAAGAGCTGAGTAAGAAGACAAGAGGATCTGGAGTGAGGATGAGCAAATAGGAGAATTGCAACGGCAGTGGGGAAGTGAATGAAGACACCACTACTGAAGGCAAATGTGCATGGTCAGCATGACCCAGCGGGCCCCAGACATGAAGGAGGGTGAAGAATTTGTTACTACAAGACTGAAGAGCATTCTGGGTTCCCTACTGGCCCATGGAGTCTTCAAGAGACGAAACCTTGatcaaaggaaattaagaaagagcGTTTAGCACAGAGAATCTGTTCTATCAGAAATTTAactcaagggatccctgagtagctcagcaggtttggcgcctgccttcggccccagggcatgatcctggggccccggggtcgagtcccacgtcgggctccctgcatggggcctgctttctccctctgcctgtgcctctgcctctcttgctctctctctgtgtctctcatgaataaataaataaaatcttaaaaaaaaaatttaactcaaacCCACTCTGTGCCTTGCctaactatattttaaagttcttcatTTTGATTATCCGTCCATTTGAgctttctttatttgaaattttacagACTATtctagttttctgttttattatatgtatttgtgCAAGACTACTAAAGTCCTCTGTAGACtaagccaaaatatataaatatttttcttttttcagaccAAATGGCTTCTGCAAGTAATTGAAAACCAACCAGTTCCTTTACtcatgttatctttttttttctttgcatcctaTCAAAATCAGATGACCTTTCAGACCAGCTCATTAAAGACTGTGATCTCAATAAGAAgccaagaaaggggaaaaatgtaCAGGTGGCCCTGAATGTTGAGTCAGAGCAAAAAAAACCGAGGAGGAAAGATACACCAGCACTGCACATCCCACCTTTTATACCAGGTAAAGGGCAACGAGGTCAGTTTGCATGTCTGTAAAGGGGAACCATTGCCACTAGATCACATTGGTCTTACaactttttccttaaatatgtGGGTGTTTTTAAATCACGGGTACTAGTCCTTCATCTGTCTTCGTTACAATAAGGtcagctgctataacaaatgaaTTCCAAATTGTTAGTGGCACAACACAAGGTTTTTTTCAGTCATCACTAGTGTGAGTTGAGGAGGCAGGTTCTTCTCCAAACAGTAATTACAGGGACTCTGGCTGATGGCAATCTGGACATCACCAGCACCTGGATTTCAAAGTCACCATGAGCATCAGCATCCAGCAGGCATGGGGATGAGGGGcacaggggcggggcgggggatgGCGGGAAGAACAGAATGGAAGACTGGCAGGCCCGGAAGTGACACATATCATCACTTCCTTCCATCACAAACCTCACCTGACAGCAAGGGAGGCTGAAAAGGGTAGCCCAGCTGTGTGTCCAGCAGAAAAGCAAAATGGTTTAGGGAACAGCTAATGTGTCCCTATAACAACTTTGTGTGTGATGTGGGACTCTCTCATTTCCCCAATGTTTGATctgttcttatttccttttctccttccctttgggCCATTTATTTAGTGTCCTCTCCACTCACAGCCCACTTGGAGGGATACAAAACAAAGAGAACACTGAGCTTTCTGGGAAAgagctttcagttttatttatttatttatttattttaattatcagggatatatttttttaaatttttatttatttatgatagtcacagagagagagagagagagagagaggcagagacacaggcggagggagaagcaggctccatgcaccgggagcccgatgtgggattcgatcccaggtctccaggatcgcgccctgggccaaaggcaggcgccaaaccactgcgccacccagggatcccgagctttcagttttataagaaataatggaAGCATGTAAATGGCTGAAATATGCAGTGAGCAGGAAGGCTGTAATGAGGTCCTTACAGAAGGACCCTGGGAGCTCAGCCTGGGCAGTGAATCGTGGACAGTTGGATTGAGGAGATTGTTTGCAGAGAGTTGCTAAACGTTGGAGAGAAATTTCACATGGGAGAGAGGTGAGAAGGTGGCAAGTCACCGAAGACCGTAGCATGTGGCTTGCAGAGCAGCAAATGATCCATTGCCCTAAGGAGGATGGACCCCAGAGGTGGACAGACCTGGGCTCGCTTCCTGGCTCTGACCCCTGCGAGCTGTGTTACCGTGGGCACATTTCTTTGCCTCACTTTCCTCAGATGTGTGATGGTGGTCGTAATATTAAATTCCTCGGGGCTTTGTAAGGCTAAAATAAAATCAGGCCTGCAAAACCCTTTGTGTCACTTCAATAAATACTAATTCCTAATAtaaaaaagcttttcttaaaataagtctGAAAGATATATTGATTACCATCACTAGGTATGTGTGCAAACATGAATGCATAGACCTTATGTATAGGATGTATGTATTTGACCCTGTTTCTTCCCTCTGTTCCCCTAACCATGCAGGTGTGCTTTCAGAACATTTAATTAAAAGCTACGACATTCAAGAGATACACCCAAAGGGCAAAATGAGTCCAGCTCTTCATAACTCTGACCTGGACCAGAAAAAACCAAGGAGAAAAGACACACCTGCCCTGCACGTGTCCCCCTTTGCAGCAGGTAAAAGAGCTGGTGCAAGGTATTTGCAGGGGGTGATGGGAACAGGTCAAGAGCCTTACCATCTGGAGGTGCCACGGGCATGGCCTCTGTCctggcccagcaatctgtgtcaCACAGAAGCGCTCTGTGGGGGGAGCAGCATTTATGCTGCCTTTCAGGCTTACCTTCACTGGCAGCTCCCCCAGGGCTGACTTGGAGCTGGGGAGGTTCAAAGCATTACTCATGCTTCAGCAGAACTGGTCAGATTCACTGagccaatgaaatagaaatgtcaGTGGGTCCTTGAAAAGAGCTGGAATACCCTCTTCCCCAGCCTTCTATGGATCATGCACCCTACTACTGATGGCTGATTCTCCCAAGACACCTGGCTGGATATACTGACCAAGTCTtcaaaacaagagagagagggagagggagagaaagggagatgcGGAAATAGTGAGAGCTAACTTTAGTAACAAACTATAGACATGATCTCTGAaaatatcacctttttttttcagatgtaattGAGTATTTATGGTTAATTTTGTTAGGTATGATAATGACAGTTTAGTTAtggttttaaaaagcttttagtGTTAGAGATACATACAGACGTGTTATAGGGAATTtgctttacaaaatgaaaaataaagacaactaggtaaaacaaaactgataaaatgttaataattattaattatgtaCTTCTGTCTATTTTGAAAATTcccataataaaaatgtttatttttaaatttaaattcaattaattaacatataatgtattattagtttcagaggtagaggtcagtaattcatcaatcttacataacacccagtgctcattatatcacatgctctacttaatatccatcacctagttaccccatatcctccaccacctcccctccagcaaccctcaattcatttcttatgattaagagtctcttatggtttatctccctgtctgatttcatcttgttttatttttccctgtcttctcctatgattttctattttgtttcttaaattccacatgagtgagatcatatgataattgtctttctctgacttatttcgcttagcataataccttctagttccacccacaattgcaaatggcaagattttatattttttgatccTGAAAGTATCATCTTAATGAGAGCTATCTTAACATGTGTCAAATCAAACCCAAAAATCTTGCTGAAGTCTGTGCACAAGGCTTTACAGCAGCCAGTATGTGAACATAGTCTTATTCCTGAGAATTTCATGTGGATATTAGGGAATAAGAAGTATATGGTCATTATTAGACTATAATAAGACTgagtatgtgtgtgggtgtgtgtgtgtgtggggggtgtatgtgtgtctttTATATAGATATTTGGAGAGGAGTGGCAGGGAAGAAAATGTACTAATGTTTATGGAGAGCCTACTAAATATTAGGTACTGAGTTTGGTATGTctcacagattttttaaaatcagctgaATAGCACAAGAAAGTAGCTATTAATTCCCTATATAGATAAAGACACTGAAAGAATGTAAGTCACTTAAAGTCTTCTGTGGATGGCATTGATGGATGGATAGCTGCTTGGCTGCTTGATGGATTGATAACGGGATGATTAGATGGACAGATAAATGGACCAAATTATGTTCAAGATTAAACCCCATGATGTCATAGAGCTGAGGCTTGAATCCAGGGCTGTCTCACCTGTGGACAACTTTTTACCGTACTGTGGTATAGTTGGGACTTGCAGCACTAGGGTAATCCAGAAGGGACACTTTGGGAGGAGATGAGATTTTGTCATTATAGAACTATGTTTCcccattgttttatttaataaagaaaaaaatggaaagaaggctCAGAAGAAGACATCATGAATAGGCAGTCAGGTGCAGCAGACAAGGGCTACTGATTTCTGTGGGGCAGAGCCAAGCAAGGAGGACTGGAGCATAAGGAGGGACTTCTCTGGAGAAATAGATCGAGGACCAACTGGCAGGATCTGAACTGCCTCAAACATGCTGTTTGCGAGCTACAAGCATCCCTACTGCACTGATCCTCCAACCCATCACGCTTTTCCCCCAAGCTCTGCCTCTGTCCTGCTTCCAGTCACCTTTCAAGACAGTCAGCTCAAAGTCTCTGCTAAAAGACTCCTCTAGGTCCAAAATGATCCTTTTCTATTCCGAACTAACTCTGTAGTAGACATGGGCAGGCCAATAACAAACTTTGTCATCTCTTCCAGCGTAGTCTTTTACGGCTTTTGTTTCTAAGAACAGCTACAGCTGTTCTTTACATTGACTTACATTTGATGAATTCATGAGAACTGGTCTGCGGTTGCTCTATGTTGCTGATATTAACCTTGACATCTAGTCCAGTCCCTTCTATATAGCAATGCTCAATTAGTATCTATGGATTTGATATTCTATTTGGCAATCACAATTCTGCAGTTCCAAGTTCTTCATTAGGAGACCCTGTTTCTTACCCattcttgtatttgtttttattgaagtccTCCTAGGGGAAGACTAGGGGAAGGGGAAGTCCTTCCTAGGGGaagactaaaacaaaaatatgtatggaCAGAGAGTCACCGTAGCACACAGCATTAAagatggactttggagtcagaaaggTCTAAATTTAATCTCTGGTTTTGCTCATTCTAGCTTTGTGACCCTGGGCAACTAGCACAAACAAAAGAGCCTCCTTCATTTCATCCATCTCTGAAAGGAAGACCGAAAAATCTGTCTCCCAGGATTGttaacataattaaataaagcacataaagcacttagcacagatCCTGGATTTTTGaaagtcttcaataaatgttagttcccCTCCATTCTCCCAACCTTATATTCCTTGAGATGAATTAAACCATTTCTAAAGGTGAGAATCTTCCTAGCCGCAAtgttttgcctctccatataaatcTACTGATTCAGGGTACTTCCTAAAATGTTGAGCTCTATTTATCTGGCAACGGATGCTGCCTGCATCATAATATCTATATCTTCAGAGAGCAGCTTCCcagttgaatgaaaaaaatgtttctcaaacAAGGTGAAGTACacagagctggagagagaggcTGTATATCCGTGGACTCTAATCACATTATGGAATTCTTTGAATCAGCAAATCTCTGTGTTATATTTGCAATTATAGATGTTGTTCTATGAGTCTAGTTTTTATTAGCATATTAGCTGGAGCACTTTATTTTTGAAGAGCCTTTTAGTATCTAAAGATTTGGCAGTAATAGAAATGCTAGTTAAGCTGATAAGGATAGAGCCTTCGGCAGATGTTCAGAGAGACTCATATTGGTTCTAATAAGGGTGTTGAGAGGAACTCACAGACAAATGCACTCTGGAGACATCTCCTCTCATTAGCCCTTGGCAACTGAAGACTGGACGAGGATTATCTCTCTCTTCTAAATCTCTTGCTAACTACCTTCATTCCCCTAGGTTAATGAGCTTATTTGACAAGTTCCAACTGCCAGACAACTCCTCAGTGAGGAGTCATCTCTGGCTTCCTTGCCAACCCAAGGTTTGTTCCCAACTTGGCCCACATTTTCCAGGGCCCCCCATCTTGGTGACTACATGGCAGGGTGTACTGGGTTGTGATTAGTGAGATCTGAGTAGCCTAGActtgcttaaaagaaaaagaagtctttaGTTAAGGTCTGTGGCAAAGGGAGCCAAAGAAAGTAAAGAATAATGAGGCCAGAAGCACTGAAGCAAAGCCTGTTGGCTAATTGGCCCATAAGCTATGAATATTTGGAGATCAAAGCTCAATAATGTACTTGTAGAAAGGGGACTGTTATGTCCTTTGAAAGTGACACCGCTTCTATTCTGCTGGGAAGAGTGTTCTCTCTCATGTGGCTTACCAAGACAGGTGGTGTCTTAGCCTCAGCTCCCTTAGATCAGAGGCATACATCTTTAATGCAGGTGACCAGCTCTGAATGGGATCATGGCCTAAAACAGCTTGCTGCAAGTTTAATTGGTTGACCCTTAGAGACTTGGGACTGACAGCTTTGGCCTTAAAAACATACCTGGTTCTAACGAACAGCCAAGTTCCATAAACTCCTACACAGAGAGTAGAAAGGTAGAAACTGACATTTTCTAAATCCCTACTGTACCCCATACCCTTTGATAGATCATAGAATACCCTTTAAGAACCTGAAGGTTTGGTAGGGGAGATGGATATATTACCCAATGATTCCTACAATGTGATATGTACTTTAATGGAGGTTCATGTAAAAGTGTGCTTGAAGCATAAATGAATATTGGTCTAAATCTACCCGGCAGCATCACTCCCTGAGGGAgataggatttctttttcctccagtttcgcagatgaataaactgaagctcagacaggttaagtgacttgctcaaagttAAATGGCCACCAAGTTAAGGCAAAACTTTCTGGCTCTAGACCTCATTCCTTCAATGACACGTCTCTGTTTCCCCCAGGAGAACAGAGGATCAAGGACTGGGTTAAACTACCCATGTTTATCAAACCTCACTCATCTTCAAAGGAACAAAGTTGATGATTTGAACTATCAAGAGTAAAAATACAGTGATGACATACATGCTACTGATTTCAGCTTCACCCTGCACAGTCACAGCCATGAAATCAGGATTTTCATGAGCTACCATATGTATTCTTCATTGTAAGATGCTAAAAATAATGCTTAATTCTACTAATATAAATATTAGTTCACTTTCTACTTAAAGATCTCCGACGTCCCTGTGGAAAGCCTAGCCTACTTTGGGAAGGGTTGACCTTGATGGCTAAACAGGATCCTCCCTTCCCTGAAatcccaggacttttttttttttttttttttgacccagaTGCTCATCTGACTAGGTTTCAAGGATACCCCAAATAATCAGAAAGTTGACTGGGATCTGGGAATTTAAATGCTCTTGCCTACTTTGAATCAACTCAAATTTGGCTTAATGTGAAAAGATATCAAAGAGAATTAGGATAGTAAGTTTGGGGACTTAGCATAGTTAACTCTCTGTTCTCTTCCCATGCTAACCTTCTTTCCAAATGAAAATCCAAACCTCTTTGCAGCTGGTAGAAGAGAAAATATCTCCCACTGTGTTTCATAAGTGATTTATGCAAAATTCTCAGTTTCAACCAGACTCttgaaattgtttttctcctccaataaatatctgctaattggttaaaaaaaaaaaaaacaacccatatgAACAAACTAGGAACTGAATCAAATGAATAGTCATTAAGATCAACACATAGTTTTCATTAATTTGCTGCTGTTGAATGGAGTCCAGTGTTGTAGAAAGGCCTCTTGTGGTGCACAGCTTTCTACCCTCATGTTTAGATCTTTATGAAATGCTTAATGAACTGAAAGGTCTCTAATTATGAGACGGTGGGGGCGATGCAAGGCAGTGGTGGTTGGCTGAAGTGGATGGACAGAAATCATAGAGGACTGGCCTTGAACCATAgcttcctttatctttttattataatgaCCCTACTTTACAATTGACAGGATGAGCAGAACCACCCAGACCTCCTTGGATGGTCTTAACTGGGCTGATCAGTCCAGAATATTGTGCTCAGTCTTCTAAAGTTCAACAACCAGcaagcttttaaaaagcaaaatatattggagcccaacataggaatAGCAACTTTGAATTCTGTGTAGTaaggatgctaaaaaaaaaaaaaaaaaacacttgatgctcctaaaatttcagaaaagaaaggatattttaacccctcaaagaagaaaaagaatcatctcaaaataaaaaacaacttttttaaatTGCCACCACAGAACTTTATTAAAACTCACAGCACTTTcttaaatttctccttttcctttgaacattttaaactttatcaCCTACCAGTACTGACATTCAGGAATGGCATGTTCAGAGCCTCAGCTCGATATTTCCCCCAGATGTtagtaaaatgtatttaattttggtTTCATGCTACTGACccattcttttcttaattttttaattattttatttcattgtatttaaattcaatttgccaacatatagtataatacccagtgctcatctcattgtgTGCCCTTCTtagggcccgtcacccagtcacctcatcccccacccacctccccttctgtttgttttccagagttaggagtctctcatggtttgtctccctctctaatttttccccactcagttttcccccttcctcttatggtccctttcactattttcttatattccacatatgagtgacccttcttttcaaagaactgaacTAGCTAATGTGAAAGGAACGGGAAGGGACTTGGTGCTCACAGGGTGATGCTGCACTCAACACTGTCTGCACTTCTCCTTCAATTGGCACAAAACCAGCATGCTCATTTTATATCCAGGAAAATTCAGGTGTGAAAGTGTTAAATGGCCCAACACAGACTGAGGGAGTAGCAGAATAAGAGGTCCACAACAAGTGGACTCCCAAACCTGTTTGTTTTCATCCTCCTGTGCTGTAAGCTTAAACGCAGACTATAAACCAGAGGTAAAAGTTGCCTCTGACTCCTAGGTTGAGGGGCTTCTGGTCACCAGAATGCTGCCTCATTGAGTCCTAGCTCCTCTGGGCGGGCCAAAGGCATTCCACTCCCTCACTCAGTTGGCACCTTTAACTCTTGGCTCTGCAGATGCTAAAGGGTTTCTGGGTTGCCATGCTCCTGTGTGCTGTGTCTACGCAGAAAGGTtgtctaatattttaattagagGCACTTAATTGCAGATTGGTGCTTTGTTTTGCAGGTGTGACACTGCTCAGGGATGAAGGACCCAAGGTGATCATGGAAGATGACGAAAAGGATGGTGACAAGATAGCTATTTAAAGAGAGTTCCCCTGAGACCACCTGTAAATAGGTTAGATTGGTTCCCTGTGgtgacctagaaaaaaaatagacttgcTTCTGCTCTCATTTGTGATAGTCTGCCTTTGAGATCCAGACACCTTTCCCCCAAGAGGCATACTATATCAGATTGCCAGTCACCTCCttgtctctttcctctttcttgaaTCTGGTTTCTATTCCCGCCTCTTGAGTTGTCATTTTCTAAAGCAGTGGAAAGGAAACAGATCCTTCTAAATTAGGAGGTAACAGGGAAAGCTCTAGTGCACAGCTTCTGCATCTTCTGGATCAATCTATGGAGCAAAGAACAAGAACAGCATGGAAGTGCTATTTTTCTTGGTTTATGCTGGTGGGCAGGACTTGACTTCACATCATCCAAATAGCAGTTCAAGTGGGGACTCCCTGTTGCCATTTAAGGAGGTGAGAATGTTTGGGTACAGACTCACTGATTGCTTTGGAGAACATggtcttttatctctttatctttcctcAAGAGCATGTGTCTCTGGTGACATTTCTAAGGCCCTTGTTACTGATACCATAAAGGTGAATGAACTGGAGGAGTCAACCCAACCAACCATGCCTTGGCTGAAAATACCAGAGATAAGGAGTGCTGGTCTACTGAGACGCTTACAATTATAtcctatttgttttcattttttaaaacatctcttaACCATGTTGTCCCTGAAATCTGTGAGCTGTGTCACAAGTGAACCATTATTAATGATAGGTAGGATATTGTTTGAGATgaatttacttcttaaaaaattaaggcCAGTGGAAGGCCACTCCTATATTTTTAGCATTCTCACTTACTTAGACCCTCATATGCTTTCTTGGATGGGAAGGAAAGATGCAGAGTTTGCTACTGAGCAAGAACCTCTATGTAGCACCTACCCCAGCCTGCTATCTGTGGATGCCATGGGAAGCCTTTGCAGGAGGGCCTTATCACCAGATCATGGACATGGGAAAGGCAAAAATTGttgttcaaaaaaagaaaggtggatATTCAAACAGATCTTGCCTGAAAAGTGGTAATTTTAAAGCTCTGTATACGCCCTGGCTCCAGGAGGCTGTCTTTCTCACAACATGGGAAAGATGTAGGACACTGCTGGTAATAAAAACGCTTCTAACCAGATCTTTATATCCTGGtgcatttcttctaaaaattatttacttacaaATATAATGAGAAGAGGTTGCAAAAGAGAATCACAGGATTGATtgatttgtttggtttggttttgaccCACATAGGCTTAAAAATGTCTGAATCAGCCATTAATATGTAACAATTCAATCAGAAGAATTTGTGTAAGATTCTAGATTTCCAGATTCTCTTAGAAAAACACCTCAAGATCTGACAACCTTGGGTTTGATTGGAAGCATGACAACTATCAGCTGATGCTGGGCAGTAGGTGTCCTTTTAGAAGGAGCACACATTCTCCAGttcaccctctgccccacctGGAGTATGTCACCTGCTGACTTTCCTGGCCAGTCTTCACATTTGGGTTTAGAGCTCCTAGGGAAGACCCACACTTGATATTCCTAATGACTTCTTGCCTCTttgatcccagggctcccctTTCACTTCTGATGGCCTcaatcatgggggggggggggggggggagcgaaTAAGATGTGGCCAGGCTCTTGTTTTAGGCATAAGTGGTGCAACAGGCCACCATAAATTCTTTAAGAAGCTGGAAGCAATTAATGTATATAATAGGATTATATCACCACCGGCAGTAATTTTTACCAAATGATTCTCGCTAGAAAAACACAGATGGAGTCTTATGCTATCAGATTTGCTGATAAGCATGGTGCGTCCTGCAGCTGTGGCTGTAGGATATATGCAATAAACTTAATGGCCAGTCTGGGAAAGCCCAACCCATTTCTGATTTCTGGGCATGTGGAGAGTAGACTAGCCATTGTATAGACAAAGGCCTTGGCTTCCAACCCCAGCTGTGCGACACTGAGCAATTCCCAGAAgctctctgtttctttatcttgaaaatgaaaataataattcctaTTTGGCTTTCTTAATggtttgagaattaaatgagataatatatggcAAAGGGCTTTATAAGTGATGTGTAACACaagatatttttaagacattttcagaGCACGGACTATACCTTTTCTATCACCAAGTCCCCACTGCTGGGGTATTACATGGGCAGCAATTGTGTAGAATTTAATCCCAGCACCTGAAGAAGAACTTCCAATAAGGAGATGCCATGGCTTCTGCAGCCCTAACTGCAAGACCAGTCCTCCTCTTTCTGGGAATGGCCTTTGTAACAGTCCCAGCTGCAAAGGAGCATTCACTAAATAACGAGGGCAAAGCCAACCAAACTTGCAACCAACCCTGGACATCACTGGATTGATCTGGATTGAAGTCTAATCTTCCTTACTTTTCTTGACCCACATGACCCTTTTCTGGGCAGGTAAAGTAGAGGCTTAATAATGAGGATACATTCTGATTAAAATAGTTCCCGGTACATTGTGAATAACTTCCCTCCCACGACATaatagaattaagaaaataaaaccattacaTGGTAGCCCAAATTAAGGGCATCCCGAGAGACCCGGCAAACCAGTTGGCCATTTGTTCCTTCTGCAGGCATCTACCGACCCCAGGCTACCTGACATGAGAAGGCACCAGACGTGAGACGCTTAGCTCTCGTTCCAAAGCCCCACGCAGGCCTGGTCTCTTTCTTTAAATCCAGACCCTCTTTAAAAGCTGTcgcctgagatcacacagccgACTTCTCATGTTTAATTATCACtagaagaggcagaaagaagctGGTGCTGAAGGAGGAGGATAGAACCATAAAGAACTCAGTGTTTCCTTTGAAATTCAAGCATGTATTTTTCCTAGCGGAGAATGAGAGGCTTAGTTCCACGATGGATTTTCAGAATCTCTGTCATCTTGTGGAAATGAAGCTCCCTTGCCCCTTGTGATTGCTAAGTGTGAAAATGTTACTCAAAAACTccctaagacaaaacaaaacaacaacaacaacaacaaaaacaaaa harbors:
- the PPP1R17 gene encoding protein phosphatase 1 regulatory subunit 17 isoform X1, encoding MSGCLQHHAWAEGNHGSLFRPSVHLSLPCWHFCCIHSIYPWDRHIGGQPEAQMGSKLAGEEIPPSMMSTEQMQPLELSEDRLDKLDPHCDPLDDLSDQLIKDCDLNKKPRKGKNVQVALNVESEQKKPRRKDTPALHIPPFIPGVLSEHLIKSYDIQEIHPKGKMSPALHNSDLDQKKPRRKDTPALHVSPFAAGVTLLRDEGPKVIMEDDEKDGDKIAI
- the PPP1R17 gene encoding protein phosphatase 1 regulatory subunit 17 isoform X2 — protein: MATEAAGPLIRGAGAGLQPLLQRSRPSFREEACPPHLSPYPGTCTDCAGEEIPPSMMSTEQMQPLELSEDRLDKLDPHCDPLDDLSDQLIKDCDLNKKPRKGKNVQVALNVESEQKKPRRKDTPALHIPPFIPGVLSEHLIKSYDIQEIHPKGKMSPALHNSDLDQKKPRRKDTPALHVSPFAAGVTLLRDEGPKVIMEDDEKDGDKIAI